In a genomic window of Zingiber officinale cultivar Zhangliang chromosome 9B, Zo_v1.1, whole genome shotgun sequence:
- the LOC122024394 gene encoding metal tolerance protein 4-like: MAGGDNGREAEEVRTPLLVPRKNSATSMRGEFVARLPDKVRHGVDLEKPFTLDVSRSKDLIEGVREYYEKQFATLRSFEEVDSLHTNTIDEDQELEEQANSEFAMKISNYANIVLLALKIYATIRSGSIAIAASTLDSLLDLMAGGILWFTHLSMKNINIYKYPIGKLRVQPVGIIIFAAVMATLGFQVFVQALTHLIENTPSEKMTSSQLIWLYSIMLTATFVKLALWLYCRTSGNKIVRAYAKDHYFDVVTNVLGLAAAILGDKYYWWIDPAGAIILAIYTITNWSGTVWENAVSLVGQSAPPEMLQKLTYLVLRHDPKINRVDTVRAYTFGVLYFVEVDIELPEDLPLKEAHAIGESLQIKIEELPEVERAFVHLDFECDHKPEHNILVKLPSSQP, from the exons ATGGCGGGCGGAGACAACGGTCGGGAAGCGGAGGAAGTCAGGACGCCGCTGTTGGTGCCGCGCAAGAACTCGGCGACCTCAATGAGGGGCGAGTTCGTGGCCAGGCTCCCCGATAAGGTGAGGCACGGCGTCGACTTGGAGAAGCCCTTCACCCTCGACGTCTCCCGCTCCAAAGATCTCATCGAAG GGGTGAGAGAATACTACGAGAAACAATTTGCAACCTTGAGATCCTTTGAGGAAGTTGACTCCTTGCATACAAATACCATTGATGAGGATCAGGAACTTGAAGAGCAGGCAAACAGCGAATTTGCCATGAAAATCTCTAACTATGCAAACATTGTTCTCTTGGCACTAAAG ATTTATGCTACTATTCGAAGTGGATCCATAGCTATTGCTGCATCAACACTTGATTCATTACTGGATCTTATGGCTGGTGGGATCCTCTGGTTTACGCATCTGTCAATGAAGAACATTAACATATATAAGTACCCTATTGGCAAGTTGCGTGTTCAGCCAGTTGGAATCATCATCTTTGCTGCTGTCATGGCTACTCTAG GATTTCAGGTTTTTGTTCAAGCCCTTACCCACTTGATTGAAAACACGCCCTCGGAGAAGATGACCTCGTCACAATTGATATGGCTATATTCAATCATGTTGACAGCCACTTTCGTAAAGCTAGCTCTGTGGCTTTACTGCAGAACTTCTGGAAACAAGATTGTCCGCGCCTATGCTAAG GACCATTATTTTGATGTAGTCACCAACGTTCTTGGCTTGGCTGCTGCTATTCTTGGTGATAAATACTACTGGTGGATCGATCCTGCTGGAGCTATTATTCTTGCAATTTATACAATTACGAATTGGTCAGGAACTGTCTGGGAGAATGCAG TCTCACTGGTTGGGCAGTCAGCTCCACCTGAGATGCTGCAGAAATTAACTTACCTTGTACTAAGGCATGATCCTAAGATTAATCGCGTCGACACAGTCCGAGCTTATACATTTGGAGTCCTTTATTTTGTCGAG GTTGATATTGAACTTCCAGAAGATTTACCTCTGAAAGAAGCCCACGCGATTGGAGAGTCCTTGCAGATAAAGATCGAGGAACTTCCAGAAGTTGAACGAGCATTTGTACACCTCGATTTTGAATGTGACCACAAGCCAGAGCATAACATCCTCGTCAAGCTACCTAGCAGCCAACCTTGA